One genomic region from Nocardia vinacea encodes:
- the fadD32 gene encoding long-chain-fatty-acid--AMP ligase FadD32 has translation MIDETFDDYLDDQGNIKIRGDKTLIDFVDKHSAENGDELAYRYIDYSRERDGEYIELTWHEFGVRLRAVAARLQQVTRQGDRVAVLAPQGLDYVVSIFAAVYAGNTAVPLFDPEEQGHTDRLHAVLNDCTPSAILTVGSAAAGVRKFFRHLPAAQRPRIIAVDAIPDSVGSTWMRPDINIDSVAYLQYTSGSTRTPAGVEITHRGVGTNLLQMIDAIGVQENSRGVTWLPLFHDMGLLSVILPTIGGGFITIMSPSAFVRRPYRWIKELAAASDGAGTFAAAPNFAYEHAAARGKPKAGEELDLSNVIGLINGSEPVSVSSMQKFNETFAPYGLPKTALKPCYGMAEATLFVSATKAEDEAKVVYVDRNELNAGRMVEVPKGTENSIAQVSCGYVALSQWAVIVDPETGIERGNGEVGEIWLHGDNMGIGYWGRPDETAATFHNILAQRLPEGSHAQGTDPDAKWMRTGDFGVYLEGELYITGRVKDLVIVDGRNHYPQDLEFSAQESSTALRPGFVAAFSVPANQLPASVFEQGSHSGLTFDADDTSEQLVIVAERGTGAAKLDPQPIADIVRGAIAQRHGVTVRDLLLVPAGSIPRTSSGKIARRACRAAYLEGTLRGGYQQQDFPDAPVEPEHMSV, from the coding sequence ATGATCGACGAGACCTTCGACGACTATTTGGACGATCAGGGCAATATCAAAATCCGTGGCGATAAGACCCTGATCGACTTCGTCGACAAGCACAGCGCGGAGAACGGCGACGAGCTCGCCTACCGCTACATCGACTACTCGCGCGAGCGCGACGGCGAGTACATCGAATTGACCTGGCACGAATTCGGCGTGCGGCTGCGTGCCGTCGCGGCCAGGCTGCAGCAGGTGACTCGGCAGGGTGATCGGGTGGCGGTGCTGGCCCCGCAGGGGCTGGACTATGTCGTCTCGATCTTCGCGGCGGTTTACGCGGGCAATACCGCGGTGCCGCTGTTCGATCCGGAGGAGCAGGGGCACACCGATCGCCTGCATGCGGTGCTCAATGACTGCACGCCGTCGGCGATTCTGACAGTCGGTTCGGCCGCGGCGGGGGTACGGAAATTTTTCCGGCACCTGCCGGCGGCTCAGCGTCCGCGGATTATTGCCGTGGACGCGATTCCGGACAGCGTCGGCTCGACCTGGATGCGACCGGACATCAATATCGACAGCGTCGCCTATCTGCAGTACACCTCGGGGTCGACCAGGACCCCGGCCGGTGTCGAGATCACCCACCGCGGGGTCGGCACAAATTTGCTGCAAATGATCGATGCCATTGGGGTGCAAGAGAATTCGCGTGGCGTCACCTGGCTGCCGTTGTTCCACGATATGGGTCTGCTGTCCGTGATCCTGCCGACCATCGGCGGCGGATTCATCACGATCATGTCGCCGAGCGCTTTCGTGCGGCGGCCGTATCGCTGGATCAAGGAACTGGCCGCCGCCTCCGACGGCGCCGGAACTTTCGCGGCCGCACCGAATTTCGCATACGAGCATGCGGCCGCCCGCGGTAAGCCGAAAGCCGGTGAAGAACTGGATCTTTCGAATGTGATCGGGCTGATCAACGGCAGCGAGCCGGTTTCGGTGTCGTCGATGCAGAAATTCAATGAGACGTTCGCGCCGTACGGTCTGCCCAAGACCGCGCTGAAGCCCTGTTACGGCATGGCCGAGGCGACCTTGTTCGTTTCCGCGACCAAAGCCGAGGACGAGGCGAAAGTCGTCTACGTCGATCGCAATGAGCTCAATGCGGGTCGGATGGTGGAAGTGCCGAAGGGCACGGAGAATTCGATCGCGCAGGTGTCCTGCGGTTACGTGGCGCTATCGCAGTGGGCGGTGATCGTCGATCCGGAAACCGGCATCGAACGCGGTAACGGCGAAGTCGGCGAAATCTGGCTGCACGGTGACAATATGGGCATCGGGTACTGGGGTCGGCCGGACGAAACCGCCGCGACCTTCCACAACATCTTGGCGCAACGACTACCGGAGGGCAGTCACGCACAGGGCACCGATCCGGACGCGAAGTGGATGCGCACCGGCGACTTCGGTGTCTACCTGGAGGGCGAGCTGTATATCACCGGCCGGGTGAAGGATCTGGTGATCGTCGACGGGCGCAACCACTATCCGCAGGATCTGGAATTCTCGGCGCAGGAATCCAGTACCGCACTGCGGCCCGGATTCGTCGCGGCATTCTCGGTGCCCGCGAATCAATTGCCCGCATCGGTATTCGAACAGGGCAGCCATTCCGGACTCACCTTCGATGCCGATGACACCTCGGAGCAGTTGGTCATCGTGGCCGAACGCGGCACCGGTGCGGCGAAGCTGGATCCGCAGCCGATCGCCGATATCGTGCGGGGCGCGATCGCACAGCGCCACGGCGTCACGGTGCGTGATCTGCTGCTGGTTCCGGCGGGCTCGATTCCGCGCACGTCCAGCGGCAAGATCGCCCGGCGCGCCTGCCGCGCCGCGTATTTGGAGGGCACATTGCGCGGCGGCTATCAGCAGCAGGACTTTCCGGACGCACCGGTGGAACCGGAGCATATGTCCGTCTGA
- a CDS encoding KasA/KasB family beta-ketoacyl-ACP synthase has product MQIPSTKNGNYPNVVVTSLAATTSIAGDVDSTWKGLLNGESGIDVLEDSFIEQFELPVRIGGHLKVKPSACLTRQETQQLSYVEQMAVVLAREVWRNAGSPEVDKNRLGVAIGTGLGGGEFITDARDRLQNGGYRKVSPLTVQRIMPNGSAACVGLELGAKAGVVTPVSACSSGSEAIANAWQMIVMGDADMVVAGGVEGSIQAVPIAAFTMMRAMSTRNEDPRAASRPFDKDRDGFVFGEAGAMMVIETEEHAKARGATIHARLMGAGITSDAFHLVAPDLEGKGAARAMTRAMQKAGISKSDVGHVNAHATATPIGDTAEAQAINAAVGDHVSVYAPKSALGHSIGAVGALESVLTVLSVRDSIVPPTLNLDNQDPEIELDVVKGQARPGRIDYAVNNSFGFGGHNVAIAFGRY; this is encoded by the coding sequence ATGCAGATTCCGTCCACCAAGAACGGAAACTATCCCAACGTTGTCGTGACCAGTCTGGCGGCGACCACTTCGATCGCCGGTGACGTCGACTCCACCTGGAAGGGCCTGCTCAACGGTGAGAGCGGTATCGATGTCCTCGAGGACAGCTTTATCGAGCAGTTCGAGCTACCTGTGCGCATTGGTGGACATCTGAAGGTCAAGCCGTCGGCTTGCCTGACCAGGCAGGAGACGCAACAGCTGTCCTATGTGGAGCAGATGGCCGTGGTGCTGGCTCGTGAGGTCTGGCGCAATGCGGGCAGCCCGGAAGTGGACAAGAACCGCCTCGGCGTCGCGATCGGCACCGGCCTCGGCGGCGGCGAATTCATCACCGACGCGCGCGACCGGCTGCAGAACGGCGGCTACCGCAAGGTGTCGCCCCTGACCGTGCAGCGCATCATGCCCAACGGCTCGGCCGCCTGCGTCGGTCTGGAACTCGGTGCGAAAGCGGGTGTGGTGACACCGGTCTCGGCCTGCTCGTCGGGTTCGGAGGCGATCGCCAATGCCTGGCAGATGATCGTGATGGGCGATGCCGACATGGTGGTCGCCGGCGGGGTCGAGGGTTCCATCCAGGCCGTGCCGATCGCGGCATTCACCATGATGCGCGCCATGAGCACCCGCAACGAAGACCCGAGGGCCGCCTCGCGACCGTTCGACAAGGATCGCGACGGATTCGTCTTCGGTGAGGCGGGCGCGATGATGGTCATCGAAACCGAGGAGCACGCCAAGGCGCGTGGCGCGACGATTCACGCACGGCTGATGGGTGCCGGGATCACCTCCGACGCCTTCCATTTGGTCGCACCCGATCTCGAGGGCAAGGGCGCCGCGCGGGCGATGACCAGGGCCATGCAGAAGGCCGGTATCAGCAAAAGCGATGTCGGCCATGTCAATGCGCACGCGACCGCGACCCCGATCGGCGATACCGCCGAGGCACAGGCCATCAATGCCGCCGTGGGCGACCATGTTTCGGTCTACGCACCGAAATCGGCACTGGGTCATTCGATCGGCGCGGTCGGCGCCCTGGAATCGGTGCTGACGGTGCTCTCGGTCCGCGACAGCATCGTTCCGCCGACGTTGAATCTGGACAATCAGGATCCGGAAATCGAGCTCGATGTGGTCAAGGGCCAGGCCCGACCCGGACGAATCGACTACGCCGTGAACAACTCGTTCGGTTTCGGCGGGCACAACGTCGCGATCGCCTTCGGGCGGTACTGA
- a CDS encoding DNA (cytosine-5-)-methyltransferase yields MVGLFAGIGGLELGLGHHGWHTELLCEIDPGAQAVLAARFPGIPLQGDITRLRALPAGTELVAAGFPCQDLSQAGRTAGITGKRSGLVDEVFRLVRRQRGPRWLLIENVPFMLQLGRGAAMRHITSALEDLGYTWAYRLVDARAFGLPQRRQRVLMLASRTEDPRRVLFADDAGPLDLGDPEQDPCGFYWTEGVRGLGWAVNAIPTLKGGSALGIASPPAVRLPSGELVTPGIVDGERLQGFDADWTEPATTVPGIRHGHRWKLIGNAVSVRMASWVGARLAEPLDPIPGDEPLPPGRPWPVAAWGRAGNAYRVPVSTWPVHEPYEDLQHFLTDSRLLSARATAGFLRRTGMGNLRFPPGFLADVEGHLDRMGGWAA; encoded by the coding sequence ATGGTCGGGCTGTTCGCCGGTATCGGCGGGCTGGAGCTCGGCCTCGGCCACCACGGCTGGCACACCGAGCTGCTGTGCGAGATCGATCCCGGTGCGCAGGCGGTGCTCGCCGCGCGTTTTCCCGGGATTCCGTTGCAGGGGGACATCACTCGGCTGCGTGCCCTGCCCGCCGGGACCGAGCTGGTCGCCGCCGGATTTCCCTGTCAGGACCTGTCGCAGGCCGGACGCACCGCGGGCATCACCGGTAAGCGTTCCGGTCTGGTGGACGAGGTGTTCCGGCTGGTGCGGCGTCAGCGTGGACCACGCTGGCTGTTGATCGAGAATGTGCCGTTCATGCTGCAGTTGGGTCGTGGGGCCGCCATGCGGCACATCACGAGCGCGCTGGAGGATCTCGGCTACACCTGGGCATACCGGTTGGTGGACGCGCGCGCGTTCGGGCTGCCACAACGCCGTCAGCGGGTGCTGATGCTGGCCTCGCGCACCGAGGATCCGCGCCGGGTGCTGTTCGCCGACGATGCCGGACCGCTCGATCTCGGTGACCCGGAACAGGATCCGTGCGGCTTCTACTGGACCGAAGGTGTGCGTGGGCTCGGCTGGGCGGTGAATGCGATCCCGACGCTCAAGGGCGGTTCGGCGCTGGGCATCGCGAGTCCGCCCGCGGTGCGGTTGCCATCGGGCGAGCTCGTCACACCGGGCATCGTCGACGGCGAGCGGCTGCAGGGCTTCGACGCCGACTGGACCGAGCCGGCGACCACGGTGCCCGGAATTCGGCACGGGCACCGGTGGAAGCTGATCGGGAATGCGGTGAGTGTGCGGATGGCGTCCTGGGTGGGCGCGCGGCTGGCCGAGCCGCTGGACCCGATTCCCGGCGATGAGCCGTTGCCGCCGGGGCGGCCGTGGCCGGTCGCCGCGTGGGGGCGCGCGGGTAACGCCTATCGGGTGCCGGTTTCGACTTGGCCGGTGCACGAGCCGTACGAGGACCTGCAGCATTTCCTCACCGATTCGCGACTGCTCTCGGCGCGTGCGACCGCCGGGTTCCTGCGGCGCACCGGAATGGGCAATCTACGGTTTCCGCCCGGATTTCTGGCCGATGTGGAAGGTCATCTCGACCGGATGGGCGGCTGGGCGGCATGA
- a CDS encoding very short patch repair endonuclease gives MNPARGPLTDAATSARMARQRRTGTRPELALRRELHRRGLRYYVDRAPLRGQRRRADLVFPRLRVAVYVDGCFWHRCPQHATDPKNNAQWWADKLSGNVARDRATDAALAAEGWLVIRVWEHENAVVAADRIQTVLAARR, from the coding sequence ATGAACCCGGCTCGGGGTCCGCTCACCGACGCCGCGACCAGTGCGCGGATGGCCCGCCAGCGGCGGACCGGAACCCGGCCCGAACTCGCGCTGCGCCGGGAATTGCATCGGCGCGGACTGCGCTATTACGTCGATCGCGCACCCTTGCGTGGGCAGCGTCGGCGGGCGGATCTGGTGTTTCCCAGGCTGCGCGTCGCGGTGTATGTGGACGGATGCTTCTGGCATCGATGCCCGCAGCACGCGACCGATCCGAAGAACAACGCGCAGTGGTGGGCGGACAAATTGAGCGGAAATGTGGCCCGTGACCGGGCCACCGATGCTGCGCTGGCGGCCGAGGGATGGCTGGTGATCCGTGTCTGGGAACACGAAAATGCCGTTGTGGCGGCGGACCGGATCCAGACCGTTTTGGCCGCGAGGCGCTAG
- a CDS encoding DUF998 domain-containing protein has protein sequence MTDSRRLAERHVRVACGLIAAAIAIAGLCYSSWLLEFVLKIDVDPVNSFLSELDAVGKPHRELFATADKIVGALLMPAAIAGLLLFPRRRFTTIGWVALFCFGAATIGDVLLPLRDCIPQDNAECGGGGSELFPQLHQPHALTSTIAVTAIAIATFAFSVAAFRYHRWRILREAGVVVLVIGSAATVWMLVADNLTGNYALGIAQRIQVGSMSLWLITLAAAVILEGREWVESDSS, from the coding sequence GTGACTGATAGCCGTAGGCTCGCCGAACGCCACGTCCGGGTGGCCTGCGGGCTCATCGCGGCCGCGATCGCGATCGCCGGACTCTGCTATTCGTCGTGGTTGCTGGAATTCGTGCTCAAGATCGACGTCGATCCGGTCAACTCCTTCCTCAGCGAACTCGATGCCGTGGGCAAACCGCATCGCGAGTTGTTCGCGACCGCCGACAAGATCGTCGGTGCGTTGCTGATGCCGGCCGCGATCGCCGGGCTGCTGTTATTTCCGCGCCGCAGATTCACCACCATCGGCTGGGTCGCGCTGTTCTGCTTCGGCGCCGCGACCATCGGCGACGTGCTGCTCCCACTGCGCGATTGCATCCCGCAGGACAACGCCGAATGCGGCGGCGGTGGCAGCGAACTGTTCCCGCAATTGCATCAGCCGCACGCGCTGACCAGCACCATCGCGGTCACCGCTATCGCCATCGCGACCTTCGCGTTCAGCGTGGCCGCCTTCCGATATCACCGGTGGCGGATCCTGCGCGAGGCCGGTGTGGTGGTGCTGGTGATCGGGTCGGCGGCGACCGTGTGGATGTTGGTCGCCGACAACCTGACCGGCAATTACGCGCTCGGGATCGCCCAGCGGATCCAGGTCGGATCGATGTCGCTGTGGCTGATCACATTGGCGGCCGCGGTGATTCTGGAAGGCCGCGAGTGGGTCGAGAGTGATTCGAGTTAG
- a CDS encoding esterase-like activity of phytase family protein, translated as MKAHPRITAVAVLCVGVLAAGCSSSDAEVDFTVAKDQPLVISLDDLLAATGGTAAVTIADPDHGTLTRRLDGALVYQPKAGYTGTDELKVTTTDAVRLYTTDIPPLGEFGGTTVQASGYGSAWTPVPGAPGEFYGLTDRGPNVDGPGKNEKLTPTPGFVPKIGRFKLVGNRAVLQSTIDLHTANGTPFNGQVDVAASTGETIKDLAGNVLPPTDHGLDPEGLVALPDGTFWVSDEYGPFLVHFDAKGGELERFAPGSGLPKELSLRTPNQGMEGLTITPDGATLVGVVQSGLNTPGLGGSAKDVPMTRIVTVDLKTKAIKEFALPLQDPKTSKVADSEITALSATTFLVDERDGNLPPKADKKLWTIDISGATDIGPGSKVPGAQYDPERGGLQIDGKPLETLVGTVSTNDATAALKKVGVTPVAKTANLDFAALVTSLNADGKFFGHDKIEGVATLDGGKTLYIANDSDFGLAAGKGDQPPFGLKPKRLPNGQQDTGEILEVDTTELPAKLDTHTVKIKVD; from the coding sequence ATGAAAGCGCACCCTCGTATCACCGCGGTCGCCGTCCTCTGTGTGGGCGTGCTGGCCGCAGGCTGCTCGTCCTCGGATGCCGAAGTCGACTTCACCGTGGCGAAGGACCAGCCGCTGGTGATCTCCCTGGACGACCTGCTGGCCGCCACCGGCGGCACCGCCGCCGTGACGATCGCCGATCCGGACCACGGCACGCTGACCCGCCGCCTCGACGGCGCACTGGTCTACCAGCCGAAGGCGGGCTACACCGGCACCGACGAGCTGAAGGTCACCACCACCGACGCGGTTCGCCTGTACACCACCGACATTCCGCCGCTCGGCGAATTCGGCGGCACCACCGTCCAGGCAAGCGGCTACGGCTCGGCATGGACCCCGGTTCCGGGCGCACCGGGCGAGTTCTACGGACTCACCGATCGCGGCCCCAACGTGGACGGTCCCGGCAAGAACGAGAAGCTCACCCCGACACCGGGTTTCGTGCCGAAGATCGGTCGGTTCAAGCTCGTCGGCAATCGCGCGGTCCTGCAATCCACGATCGATCTGCACACCGCCAACGGCACCCCGTTCAACGGCCAGGTCGATGTCGCCGCGAGTACCGGCGAAACCATCAAGGACCTCGCCGGAAACGTCCTGCCGCCCACCGACCATGGCCTCGACCCGGAGGGGCTGGTCGCGCTACCGGACGGCACCTTCTGGGTATCCGACGAATACGGCCCGTTCCTGGTGCATTTCGACGCCAAGGGCGGCGAACTGGAGCGATTCGCCCCGGGATCCGGTCTGCCCAAGGAACTTTCGCTGCGCACCCCGAACCAGGGCATGGAGGGCCTGACCATCACACCCGACGGTGCGACCCTCGTCGGCGTCGTCCAGAGCGGCCTGAATACCCCCGGCCTCGGCGGTTCGGCAAAAGACGTGCCGATGACCCGTATCGTCACCGTCGACCTGAAAACCAAGGCGATCAAGGAATTCGCACTCCCGCTGCAGGATCCGAAGACCAGCAAGGTCGCTGACTCCGAGATCACCGCGCTGAGCGCCACCACTTTCCTGGTCGACGAACGCGACGGCAACCTGCCCCCGAAGGCCGATAAGAAGCTGTGGACCATCGATATCTCCGGCGCCACCGACATCGGTCCGGGCTCGAAGGTCCCCGGCGCACAATACGATCCGGAACGCGGCGGCCTCCAGATCGACGGCAAGCCGCTGGAAACCCTGGTCGGCACCGTCTCGACGAATGACGCAACCGCGGCGCTGAAGAAAGTGGGCGTCACCCCCGTCGCGAAGACCGCGAACCTGGATTTCGCTGCCCTGGTCACCAGCCTGAACGCCGACGGCAAGTTCTTCGGTCACGACAAGATCGAGGGCGTCGCGACGCTCGACGGTGGTAAAACCCTCTATATCGCCAACGACAGCGATTTCGGCCTTGCCGCCGGTAAGGGCGACCAGCCACCCTTCGGCCTGAAGCCGAAGAGGCTGCCCAACGGTCAGCAGGACACCGGTGAAATCCTCGAGGTCGACACCACCGAACTGCCCGCGAAACTCGACACTCACACGGTCAAGATCAAGGTCGACTAA
- a CDS encoding RidA family protein: MGDRMNIASGSEFEDIVGYSRAVRVGNTVAVSGTTASLPGGNAIGGDDIGEQTREALRRIGTALTEAGASLADVVRTRIFVTDIARWPEVAKAHAEVFGDIRPAASMYEIKALITPALLVEIEADAICATVPGSDR, from the coding sequence ATGGGTGATCGGATGAATATCGCGTCGGGTTCGGAGTTCGAGGATATCGTCGGCTACTCGCGGGCGGTTCGCGTCGGCAATACCGTCGCCGTCAGCGGCACCACGGCCTCGCTGCCCGGTGGCAATGCGATCGGCGGCGACGATATCGGCGAGCAGACTCGAGAAGCACTGCGCCGCATCGGCACCGCACTCACCGAGGCGGGTGCGAGCCTGGCCGATGTTGTCCGGACGCGGATCTTCGTCACCGATATCGCTCGCTGGCCCGAGGTCGCGAAGGCGCACGCCGAGGTATTCGGCGATATCCGTCCGGCCGCGTCGATGTACGAGATCAAGGCGCTGATCACGCCCGCGCTGCTGGTGGAGATCGAGGCGGACGCGATTTGTGCGACGGTTCCGGGTTCGGATCGCTAA
- a CDS encoding maleylpyruvate isomerase family mycothiol-dependent enzyme, with product MTSDAPETTVQLETVATATNRLLDTIRGLDDDVTVPSLLPGWTRGHLLAHIARNADSLVNLLLWARTGIETPQYASMFIRDADIEAGAPRPLAEQLADSEAAANRWLALAQTAPEEAWTATVRTRQGRPIPASEVIWMRLQEVEIHHVDLAAGYQPGDWPKDFVARLLPRAAADLTKGIAAEGDQATAFEVRTTDTGFTTTIGSGPADHTVSGPASALLAWLLGRSEGADLSGVRPTLPSWK from the coding sequence GTGACCAGCGACGCGCCGGAGACCACCGTTCAACTCGAAACGGTCGCCACGGCGACGAACCGTCTGCTCGACACCATTCGAGGGCTCGACGATGACGTGACCGTGCCCTCGCTGCTGCCCGGGTGGACGCGGGGACATCTGCTCGCGCACATCGCGCGCAATGCCGACAGTCTGGTCAATCTGCTGCTCTGGGCGCGGACCGGGATCGAAACGCCGCAGTACGCCAGCATGTTCATCCGGGATGCCGATATCGAGGCGGGTGCGCCGCGGCCACTTGCCGAGCAGTTGGCCGATAGCGAAGCGGCGGCGAATCGCTGGCTGGCGCTTGCGCAGACCGCTCCCGAGGAGGCGTGGACGGCAACCGTCCGGACCCGGCAGGGGCGGCCTATTCCGGCGAGCGAGGTCATTTGGATGCGGCTGCAAGAGGTGGAGATCCATCATGTCGATTTGGCGGCCGGTTACCAACCTGGTGACTGGCCAAAGGATTTCGTTGCTCGGCTGCTTCCACGGGCCGCTGCCGATTTGACCAAGGGGATTGCTGCTGAGGGTGATCAGGCGACCGCGTTCGAGGTGCGAACCACGGATACGGGTTTCACCACGACCATCGGGAGTGGGCCTGCGGACCACACCGTCAGCGGGCCCGCATCCGCGCTGCTCGCCTGGCTCCTTGGTCGTTCGGAAGGCGCAGACCTCAGTGGCGTGCGGCCGACGCTACCCTCATGGAAATAG
- a CDS encoding molybdopterin-dependent oxidoreductase: MGIALGSAILLCFGTGLLSHWIQHPPSWFWWPAHPVWLYRVTQGAHVISGVAAIPLLLVKLWAVYPRLFHRPIIGSPLRILERGSIAILVGATIFQLSTGLLNIAQYYPWKFFFPTAHYAMAAVAVGALAVHLAVKLPVIRDALQHRLVESPTEPPADTSTRPHISRRAVLTGAGVAAVAAGLAVAGQTIPFLRWAAVLAPRSGYGPQGVPVNRSAAAAGVGDRARDPEYRLTVTIGDLQRQFTRDELLSLPQTRARLPIACVEGWSAGADWSGVRLLDLLAAVGDYSGGDIRFRSLEQTGIYGSSILPQRHAVDDSTLVALTINGETLDLDHGYPCRLIAPNRPGVLQTKWLSEIEVLP, translated from the coding sequence GTGGGGATCGCTCTGGGCAGTGCGATATTGCTGTGCTTCGGCACCGGTTTGCTCAGCCACTGGATTCAGCATCCACCGAGCTGGTTCTGGTGGCCCGCCCACCCTGTGTGGCTGTATCGGGTAACCCAGGGCGCGCATGTGATCTCGGGTGTCGCCGCGATCCCACTGCTGCTGGTGAAGCTCTGGGCGGTGTACCCCAGACTGTTCCACCGCCCGATCATCGGTTCGCCATTGCGAATCCTCGAACGCGGCTCCATCGCGATCCTGGTCGGCGCGACGATCTTCCAGCTGTCGACCGGCCTCCTCAATATCGCCCAGTACTACCCGTGGAAGTTCTTCTTCCCGACCGCGCACTACGCCATGGCCGCCGTCGCCGTCGGCGCACTGGCCGTGCATTTGGCCGTCAAACTTCCCGTCATCCGGGACGCGCTGCAACATCGGCTGGTCGAATCCCCGACCGAGCCGCCTGCCGACACCAGTACGCGGCCGCACATCTCGCGACGTGCGGTGCTGACGGGTGCCGGTGTCGCTGCCGTCGCAGCGGGGTTGGCCGTTGCCGGGCAGACGATTCCGTTCCTGCGCTGGGCTGCCGTGCTCGCGCCGCGCAGTGGGTACGGGCCACAGGGGGTTCCGGTCAACCGATCGGCCGCGGCAGCCGGGGTTGGTGACCGGGCCCGTGATCCCGAGTACCGGTTGACGGTCACCATTGGCGATCTGCAGCGCCAATTCACCAGGGACGAACTGCTTTCCCTGCCGCAGACTCGGGCACGATTGCCGATTGCCTGCGTCGAAGGCTGGAGCGCGGGAGCCGACTGGTCCGGGGTGCGCCTGCTGGATTTGCTGGCGGCGGTCGGCGACTATTCCGGTGGCGATATCCGCTTCCGCTCGCTGGAGCAAACCGGCATCTACGGGAGTTCGATTCTCCCGCAACGTCATGCGGTCGACGACAGCACCCTGGTCGCCCTGACCATCAATGGTGAAACCCTCGATCTCGACCACGGCTACCCATGCCGTCTCATCGCACCCAACCGACCCGGCGTCCTGCAAACGAAATGGCTGTCCGAAATCGAGGTGCTGCCATGA
- a CDS encoding class I SAM-dependent methyltransferase yields MSGIDIFDLALAGEDCWVRDADGRRHPLRTRRWLGFDDVDGPADAALTCCCDGPTLDLGCGPGRLVAALLRRGIIALGVDISPMAVATTRFRGAPALQRDLFGPLPGSGRWSYAILADGNIGIGGDPVRLLTRTGELLAGNGIAVVEFARPGAGVVSNPIRLETRDRVGEWFPWARVGIDRAEELAAAAGFRVVAAVEVSGRHIAWLRWGRPASSSRWVL; encoded by the coding sequence ATGAGCGGTATCGATATCTTCGATCTCGCGCTGGCGGGTGAGGACTGCTGGGTGCGCGATGCGGACGGACGGCGTCACCCCCTGCGCACCCGGCGCTGGCTGGGTTTCGACGATGTCGACGGTCCGGCCGATGCGGCGCTGACCTGCTGTTGCGACGGTCCAACGCTGGATCTGGGATGTGGTCCGGGCCGGCTGGTTGCCGCGCTGCTGCGACGCGGGATCATCGCATTGGGTGTCGATATCTCGCCGATGGCCGTGGCTACCACCAGGTTTCGTGGAGCGCCCGCACTGCAGCGGGACCTGTTCGGGCCGCTACCCGGCTCCGGTCGTTGGTCCTACGCGATTCTTGCGGACGGCAATATCGGGATCGGAGGCGATCCGGTCCGCTTGCTGACCCGCACGGGTGAACTCCTTGCTGGCAATGGCATCGCGGTGGTCGAATTCGCTCGTCCCGGTGCGGGTGTGGTGTCGAATCCGATTCGGCTGGAGACGCGAGACCGAGTGGGGGAATGGTTTCCGTGGGCGCGCGTGGGGATCGATCGCGCCGAAGAGCTGGCTGCGGCGGCCGGGTTCCGCGTGGTGGCGGCGGTGGAGGTGTCCGGCCGGCATATCGCCTGGTTGCGCTGGGGCAGGCCCGCTTCGAGTAGTCGGTGGGTGTTGTGA
- a CDS encoding TIGR04282 family arsenosugar biosynthesis glycosyltransferase yields the protein MNYFRPSPVAATLLVLAKAPIAGLAKTRLTPPLSPRDAARVAAASLLDTLESMSRSPVAHHVVAFTGELADAEYADEVARALTGFELIPQRGTTFGERLANAHADAARHGLPVLQIGMDTPQIGPEVLTWAARELVLRGDALLGLSDDGGWWALGLPTPQSARTLVDVPMSTDRTGELTREAMQDCGLRLRSLPRYNDVDTFADALEVARESDGRFARLIHQLHHALLAHR from the coding sequence ATGAATTACTTTCGACCGTCGCCCGTGGCCGCGACGCTATTGGTGCTGGCCAAGGCCCCGATTGCTGGGCTCGCCAAAACTCGTCTGACGCCGCCGCTTTCACCGCGTGACGCTGCCCGAGTCGCTGCGGCGTCGCTGCTGGACACTTTGGAGTCGATGTCGCGGAGTCCGGTTGCGCACCACGTCGTCGCGTTCACCGGCGAGCTCGCGGATGCGGAGTATGCGGATGAAGTCGCGAGGGCGCTAACCGGTTTCGAGCTCATTCCGCAGCGCGGCACAACTTTCGGTGAACGCCTGGCCAATGCTCACGCCGATGCCGCGCGTCACGGATTGCCGGTATTGCAGATCGGCATGGATACCCCGCAGATCGGCCCGGAGGTCCTGACCTGGGCCGCCCGCGAGCTCGTCTTGCGCGGCGACGCACTGCTCGGTCTCTCCGACGACGGCGGCTGGTGGGCGCTCGGGCTGCCGACACCACAGTCGGCGCGCACACTCGTCGACGTCCCCATGTCGACCGATCGAACTGGCGAACTCACCCGAGAAGCCATGCAGGACTGCGGACTTCGATTGCGCTCGCTGCCGCGCTACAACGATGTCGATACCTTCGCCGACGCACTCGAGGTGGCGCGCGAATCCGACGGGCGGTTCGCGCGCTTGATCCACCAGCTGCACCATGCCCTGCTGGCACACCGATGA